A genome region from Clostridium sp. JN-9 includes the following:
- the codY gene encoding GTP-sensing pleiotropic transcriptional regulator CodY: MSSLLVKTRMLNKILQKSGTEPVVFDDICKLLSEVLSCNVYIASRKGKILGYDFSSGFECDIVESDVIGEKRFPEAYNTKLLNIHETLANSLNQGKCVFSDELNCEMKNKLSTIVPIIGNRDRLGTLILARFENKFTDDDLVIAEYSATIIGMEILRSKTDEIEEDARKKAVVQLAIGTLSYSELEAVEHIFSELDGNEGLLVASKIADKVGITRSVIVNALRKFESAGVIESRSLGMKGTHIKILNEKLLDELKKIK, translated from the coding sequence ATGTCATCACTATTAGTAAAAACCAGGATGCTTAATAAGATATTACAAAAGTCAGGCACAGAACCTGTTGTTTTTGATGATATATGCAAACTATTAAGTGAAGTACTTTCATGTAATGTTTATATTGCAAGTAGAAAGGGTAAGATATTAGGCTATGACTTTTCTTCAGGATTTGAATGTGATATTGTTGAGTCTGATGTTATAGGTGAAAAGAGGTTCCCTGAAGCCTATAATACGAAACTTCTCAACATACATGAAACTTTGGCAAATTCATTAAATCAGGGTAAATGTGTTTTTTCAGATGAACTGAACTGCGAAATGAAAAATAAGCTGTCAACAATTGTTCCAATTATAGGAAACAGAGACAGACTTGGCACATTGATTCTTGCAAGATTTGAAAATAAATTTACTGATGATGATTTAGTTATTGCTGAATACAGTGCTACTATTATAGGAATGGAAATATTAAGATCAAAAACAGATGAAATTGAAGAAGATGCCAGAAAGAAAGCTGTGGTTCAGCTGGCTATAGGAACGCTTTCATATTCTGAGCTGGAAGCAGTGGAACACATATTTAGTGAGCTTGATGGCAACGAGGGGCTTCTTGTAGCATCTAAGATTGCTGATAAGGTTGGAATAACAAGATCAGTTATAGTTAATGCACTTAGAAAATTTGAAAGTGCAGGAGTTATAGAATCAAGGTCTTTAGGCATGAAGGGCACTCATATCAAAA